Within the Candidatus Nitrospira nitrificans genome, the region GAGCGATGAATAAAACAACCTCCTTTTCCATTTGGTACGTGCTCCTTGCCATTATGGCCGTGGTGCTCGTGCATGACTTTATTCATGCTCTGAACAAGGTCGAAGAACTGCCGTACAGTGAATTCAAGCGGTTGGTCGCAACGGGGAAAGTCGCGGAAGTGTCGGTGACCAACCATGTCCTGACCGGAAAGCTGAAAGCTGAGGGTGAATCAAAAGAGCAGAAGCCCTTCGCGACCGTACGAGTTGAAGATCCCGACCTGGTTCGCGAACTCAACCAAAACGGCGTCACCTTCACGGGAGTCATCGAATCCACATTTTGGCGCGATCTCCTGTCCTGGGTGATCCCGGTCGCCCTATTCGCCGGCATCTGGTTCTTCATCTTTCGCCGGTTCGGCCAGGCCCAAGGCGGCTTCATGCAGGTCGGGCAATCCAAAGCGAAGATCTACGTGGAGAAGGACATCAAGGTCACGTTCGCGGATGTCGCCGGCGTGGACGAAGCCAAGGAAGAACTGGGTGAGGTCATCGAGTTCCTCAAGACGCCGGAGAAGTTCACCAAACTTGGCGGCAAGATCCCCAAGGGAATACTCCTGGTCGGTCCACCCGGGACCGGCAAGACGTTGCTGGCTCGCGCGGTGGCCGGGGAGGCCGGCGTGACGTTCTTCAGCATCAGCGGCTCGGAGTTCGTCGAAATGTTCGTCGGGGTCGGGGCGGCCCGGGTCCGTGATCTTTTCGATCAGGCAAAACTCAAAGCCCCCTGCATTATTTTCATCGATGAGTTGGATGCCCTCGGAAAAGCCCGCGGCGCGGGACCCATGGGGCATGAGGAGCGGGAGCAAACGCTCAATCAGTTGCTGGTCGAGATGGACGGATTCGATCCTCGCATCGGCGTCATTCTCATGGCCGCGACCAACCGTCCTGAGATTCTCGATCCCGCGTTGCTGCGGGCCGGCCGGTTCGATCGTCATGTCGTGGTGGACCGCCCGGATAAGATCGGTCGTCTG harbors:
- the ftsH gene encoding ATP-dependent zinc metalloprotease FtsH, encoding MNKTTSFSIWYVLLAIMAVVLVHDFIHALNKVEELPYSEFKRLVATGKVAEVSVTNHVLTGKLKAEGESKEQKPFATVRVEDPDLVRELNQNGVTFTGVIESTFWRDLLSWVIPVALFAGIWFFIFRRFGQAQGGFMQVGQSKAKIYVEKDIKVTFADVAGVDEAKEELGEVIEFLKTPEKFTKLGGKIPKGILLVGPPGTGKTLLARAVAGEAGVTFFSISGSEFVEMFVGVGAARVRDLFDQAKLKAPCIIFIDELDALGKARGAGPMGHEEREQTLNQLLVEMDGFDPRIGVILMAATNRPEILDPALLRAGRFDRHVVVDRPDKIGRLAILRVHAKQVTLGPDANLENIAAMTPGFSGADLANIINEAALLAVRRGKDQVGFSELQEAVERVIAGLEKKNRVLNTMEKERVAYHETGHALVAMFLPGMDQVQKISIIPRGVAALGYTLQLPTEDRFLMTKTELENKVAVLLGGRIAEETIFGEASTGAQNDLVKATDIAKSMVKAYGMSVKLGTITLERERQPQFLQLPVASERGDYSEETAREIDCEVRRIIDEQYGRVTRLLEENKAALQQGAKLLLEREVITGAELKAIMASR